In the genome of uncultured Paludibaculum sp., the window CAGCCGGTCGAACACTTCCAGCACATCGGAGCCGGTGACCAGCACGCCGTCGTTCTCCAGAATCACGGTCGGCTGCATCGGCGAGAGCATGCTCGCCAGCGCTGCCGGGTCTTCAAACTGGAGTCCGTACGGGGCCATGGCCGGCCGCCGCACCACAACATAACTCTCCGGAATTGTTCGTGTGTCGACCATCGACCCAGTCACGCTGAAGGCCGTCGCATTCACCGGGTACGCGTTGATGATCGAACCAATTTGCGGGTGTGTCGCATAGATCGCATCATGGACGGCGGCCGCCCGGCTCGCCTCGCCGCCAGATTCCACCTGACCGCCGTGGACCAGCACCAGATCGCCGGGCTGAATCGTCCCGCGATCGATCTCATAGGGCGTGATGAGAAAAGATGTCGCGTCGACCCGCGCGGAGTAACTGCCCTGCGTGCTGATGAACAGCCGCTGCCGGTAGGCCCGCTGCACAAACTCGCACAGTCGCCGCCGGACCTCTTTCTCCTGACTGCTCGCCGCTTTCCGCTCAAACTCGGGCAACGCCTGCCGCCGTTGAGGCAGCGCGATCTCGTCATCGGTCAAGTAGCGCACCGGTCGGCCGAGAAGATTGGCTTTGATGATGGTCTTCCCTGCAAACTCGAAAGTCTCAAATCGACGGAAGGCCTGCTGCAGATCGGCGCCGGCCGTGACAACACCATGGTTTTCAAGAATGACGCAGTCAAAGCCTTTCTCGAAGGTAGCCGCGACCGTTGTGCCCAAGGCAGCGCTACCCGGCAGTTCGTAGGCCGCGAATCCACCTGCGCCGCACACATGCCACGACTGGTGGAACAGCCGCGTATCCGGCACCGCCCGGACCATGCTGAACGCGACCAAGGCGACTGGATGCGCATGAACAATCCCGCGCACATCGGGTCGTCCGCGATAGATGGCCTGATGCAGAGGCAGCTCCGAAGAGGGCCGCCGCGAGCCTTCAATGGAGCCATCCGCCCGAACCAGCACGATATCCTCGCGCCGCAGAGCCCCCTTATCGATCCGCGCCGGAGTAATCCAGACGTCGCCGTTAGGCTCGCGAATCGACAGGTTCCCGCCGGAAGTAGTAGTCATCCGGTATCGGT includes:
- a CDS encoding class II aldolase/adducin family protein, encoding MNPHLHPRDEILLLMERIYRYRMTTTSGGNLSIREPNGDVWITPARIDKGALRREDIVLVRADGSIEGSRRPSSELPLHQAIYRGRPDVRGIVHAHPVALVAFSMVRAVPDTRLFHQSWHVCGAGGFAAYELPGSAALGTTVAATFEKGFDCVILENHGVVTAGADLQQAFRRFETFEFAGKTIIKANLLGRPVRYLTDDEIALPQRRQALPEFERKAASSQEKEVRRRLCEFVQRAYRQRLFISTQGSYSARVDATSFLITPYEIDRGTIQPGDLVLVHGGQVESGGEASRAAAVHDAIYATHPQIGSIINAYPVNATAFSVTGSMVDTRTIPESYVVVRRPAMAPYGLQFEDPAALASMLSPMQPTVILENDGVLVTGSDVLEVFDRLEVIESTAEAFINSRAVGTLSPMSDEVIAELDRVFLGM